In a genomic window of Aeromonas veronii:
- the malQ gene encoding 4-alpha-glucanotransferase codes for MTTLIEQLAAAKGIASEYVDAWGHPAQVSEESKAAMLGAMGYRVDDEAALVQQLEEEHRQHWLRALDPVMVVRTGDAVTLEVRLPIEFVNDALTWQLQQEQGAVLSGQFTPIEGELVGVAEFEEMECQAYRVTLEMAPELGYHQLVLLEEGNDEPLATMRLIVAPKACYKQPPIADGRKVWGPSVQLYCLRSRHNWGIGDFSDLGQLVENAAAWGAHFVGLNPIHALYPANPESASPYSPSSRRWLNVAYINVEAVPEFQQSDRLKADVASPAFQQHLADLRAKENVDYTGVIQTKLGILRQVFDEASLGAERQAAFDAFVAAGGDSLQQQAAFDALQAHFYAKGENAWGWPVWPQELRDYHNPAVAAWMAEHPQDVNFYLYLQFLADEQLAHADARAKASGMVMGIYRDLAVGVSEGSTEIWANQDLYCPKASVGAPPDILGPLGQNWGLPPMNPNKLFEAAYQPMVDLFRANMRSCGALRIDHVMALLRLWWVPPGASAAKGAYIYYPVNDLLGILALESHRNQCLLIGEDLGTVPEGIDVTLKENGVHSYKVFFFERSKADGGFISPAHYTEQAMSALTTHDMPTLKGFWHCDDLALGRQLGLYPDEDVLKTLYADRHQAKQRILDSLHAHKVISDNISHDVNWVGMNTELNHGLQIHMSRGSCALFSTQLEDWLEMDKPVNVPGTSYEYPNWRRKLSADLEDIFANEALKALAGKMSQARDEASR; via the coding sequence ATGACCACCCTGATTGAACAGCTGGCTGCCGCAAAAGGTATCGCCAGCGAGTATGTCGATGCCTGGGGCCACCCGGCCCAGGTATCTGAAGAGAGCAAGGCCGCCATGCTGGGCGCCATGGGCTACCGCGTCGATGATGAGGCCGCACTGGTGCAGCAACTGGAAGAGGAGCATCGCCAGCACTGGCTGCGGGCGCTGGATCCTGTGATGGTGGTTCGCACCGGCGATGCCGTTACCCTTGAGGTTCGCCTCCCCATCGAATTCGTCAACGATGCCCTCACCTGGCAGCTCCAGCAGGAGCAGGGTGCGGTGCTGTCCGGTCAATTCACCCCCATCGAGGGTGAGCTGGTCGGGGTGGCCGAATTTGAGGAGATGGAGTGCCAGGCCTATCGCGTCACCCTGGAGATGGCCCCGGAGCTGGGTTATCACCAGCTGGTGCTGCTGGAAGAGGGCAATGACGAGCCACTGGCCACCATGCGCCTCATCGTCGCCCCAAAGGCCTGCTACAAACAGCCACCGATTGCCGATGGCCGCAAGGTATGGGGCCCGAGCGTGCAGCTCTACTGCCTGCGCAGCCGCCACAACTGGGGCATCGGTGATTTCAGCGATCTGGGCCAACTGGTCGAGAACGCCGCCGCCTGGGGCGCCCACTTCGTCGGCCTCAACCCCATCCACGCCCTCTATCCGGCCAATCCGGAGAGCGCCAGCCCCTACAGCCCCTCTTCCCGTCGCTGGCTCAACGTGGCCTATATCAATGTGGAAGCGGTGCCCGAATTCCAGCAGAGCGATCGCCTGAAAGCGGACGTGGCGAGCCCTGCCTTCCAGCAACATCTGGCCGATCTCCGCGCCAAGGAGAACGTCGATTACACCGGCGTGATCCAGACCAAACTCGGTATACTGCGTCAGGTGTTCGACGAAGCAAGCCTTGGCGCCGAGCGTCAGGCCGCCTTTGATGCCTTCGTGGCCGCCGGTGGCGACAGCCTGCAACAGCAGGCGGCATTTGATGCCCTGCAGGCCCACTTCTACGCCAAGGGCGAAAACGCCTGGGGCTGGCCGGTATGGCCGCAGGAGCTGCGCGATTACCACAACCCTGCCGTTGCCGCCTGGATGGCCGAGCACCCGCAAGATGTCAACTTCTACCTCTATCTGCAGTTCCTGGCTGACGAGCAGCTGGCGCACGCCGATGCCCGCGCCAAGGCCTCCGGCATGGTGATGGGGATCTACCGCGATCTGGCAGTGGGCGTCTCCGAAGGCTCCACCGAGATCTGGGCCAACCAGGATCTCTACTGCCCGAAAGCCTCGGTCGGTGCGCCGCCCGATATCCTTGGCCCGCTCGGTCAGAATTGGGGCCTGCCCCCGATGAACCCGAACAAGCTGTTTGAAGCGGCCTACCAGCCGATGGTGGACTTGTTCCGTGCCAACATGCGCTCATGCGGCGCACTGCGTATCGACCACGTGATGGCCTTGCTGCGCCTGTGGTGGGTACCGCCAGGAGCCTCCGCCGCCAAGGGCGCCTACATCTACTATCCGGTCAACGATCTGCTGGGCATTCTGGCCCTCGAATCCCACCGTAATCAATGCCTGCTGATCGGCGAGGATCTGGGCACCGTGCCGGAGGGGATCGACGTGACCCTGAAAGAGAACGGCGTCCACTCCTACAAGGTGTTCTTCTTCGAGCGATCCAAGGCGGATGGCGGCTTTATCTCCCCGGCGCACTACACCGAGCAGGCGATGTCGGCCCTGACCACCCACGACATGCCGACCCTCAAGGGCTTCTGGCACTGCGACGATCTGGCGCTCGGCCGTCAACTGGGTCTGTATCCGGATGAAGATGTATTGAAGACTCTGTATGCTGATCGTCACCAGGCTAAACAGCGGATCCTCGACAGCTTGCATGCCCACAAGGTCATCTCTGACAACATCAGTCATGACGTGAACTGGGTCGGCATGAACACCGAACTCAACCACGGTCTGCAGATCCACATGTCCCGCGGCAGCTGCGCCCTGTTCAGTACCCAGCTGGAAGACTGGCTGGAGATGGACAAGCCGGTCAACGTACCGGGAACCAGTTACGAATACCCCAACTGGCGCCGCAAGCTCTCCGCTGATCTGGAAGATATTTTTGCCAATGAGGCACTCAAGGCACTGGCTGGCAAGATGAGCCAGGCCCGTGATGAGGCCAGTCGTTGA
- a CDS encoding NADP-dependent oxidoreductase: MNQPSHQIQLLRRPVGLPSLADFTLTEVALPELQEGEVQVANQWLSVDPYMRGRMSEAKSYVPPFPLNGPLDGGAIGVVEASRHPDFAVGDRVSSMLGWRDRFVANGVQLTRLPDTRLPPQLFLGALGMPGMTAWTGLKRIAKLQAGETVLVSAASGAVGSMVVQLAKRAGARVIGSTGSTDKVAYLKSLGADEVINYRTTPDLDAELARLAPDGIHVYFENVGGAMLDAALNHMVVHGRIVMCGLIEQYNGQSEASGPRNLSQVIRKRLTMQGLIVFDHWQHYGEFLAEVTPAFDAGTLQAEETVYQGLASMPLAFIGLFEGRNTGKMLVKLG, from the coding sequence ATGAATCAGCCCAGCCATCAGATCCAACTGCTACGTCGCCCGGTCGGCCTGCCCAGTCTGGCCGATTTCACCTTGACCGAGGTGGCTCTGCCCGAGCTGCAAGAAGGAGAGGTGCAGGTCGCCAACCAGTGGCTGTCGGTGGATCCCTACATGCGCGGTCGCATGAGCGAAGCCAAGAGCTATGTGCCCCCCTTCCCCCTCAACGGCCCACTCGATGGTGGCGCCATCGGCGTGGTGGAGGCCTCGCGTCACCCGGACTTCGCGGTGGGCGATCGGGTGAGCAGCATGCTGGGATGGCGCGATCGCTTCGTCGCCAACGGAGTTCAGCTGACCAGACTGCCCGATACCCGCTTGCCGCCCCAACTCTTTCTCGGCGCCCTCGGCATGCCGGGTATGACCGCCTGGACCGGGCTCAAACGCATCGCCAAACTGCAGGCCGGGGAAACCGTACTGGTGTCGGCCGCCTCCGGCGCCGTCGGCTCCATGGTGGTGCAGCTCGCCAAACGGGCGGGGGCCCGCGTCATCGGTTCCACCGGGTCGACCGACAAGGTGGCCTACCTCAAGAGCCTGGGGGCCGACGAAGTGATCAACTACCGTACAACCCCGGATCTCGATGCCGAGTTGGCCCGGCTGGCGCCGGACGGGATCCACGTCTACTTCGAGAACGTGGGGGGCGCCATGCTGGACGCAGCCCTTAACCACATGGTGGTGCACGGTCGCATCGTGATGTGCGGTCTCATCGAGCAGTACAACGGTCAGAGCGAGGCGAGCGGTCCGCGCAACCTCTCCCAGGTGATCCGCAAGCGCCTCACCATGCAGGGGCTGATTGTGTTCGATCACTGGCAGCATTACGGCGAGTTTCTGGCCGAAGTGACCCCGGCCTTTGACGCCGGCACTCTGCAGGCCGAGGAGACAGTCTATCAAGGGCTCGCCAGTATGCCGCTGGCCTTCATCGGGCTGTTCGAGGGGCGCAACACCGGCAAGATGTTGGTCAAGCTGGGGTGA
- the msrB gene encoding peptide-methionine (R)-S-oxide reductase MsrB — MSSNNPEQWRSKLTAEQFHVCWEKGTERPYSGALLHNRKSGDYLCVCCKSVLFHSGAKFDSGCGWPSFDKAIEGTVNYTEDSSHGMKRVEITCRQCGSHLGHVFPDGPTETGQRYCVNSLSLDFDPDA; from the coding sequence ATGAGCAGTAACAATCCAGAACAGTGGCGCAGCAAACTGACCGCCGAGCAGTTTCACGTCTGCTGGGAGAAGGGCACCGAGCGCCCCTACAGCGGTGCTCTGCTCCACAATCGCAAGAGCGGTGACTACCTTTGTGTCTGCTGTAAGAGCGTACTGTTTCACTCAGGAGCAAAGTTTGATTCCGGCTGCGGCTGGCCCTCGTTCGACAAGGCCATCGAGGGGACGGTGAACTACACCGAAGACAGCAGCCACGGCATGAAGCGGGTGGAGATCACCTGCCGCCAGTGCGGCTCTCACCTCGGCCACGTCTTCCCCGACGGCCCGACCGAGACTGGCCAGCGCTACTGCGTCAACAGCCTGAGTCTGGATTTCGATCCCGACGCTTAA
- a CDS encoding organic hydroperoxide resistance protein, giving the protein MKTLYRTQAIAQAGRNGEVHTLDNSLQLALALPTALGGNGKGNNPEQLLAAGYAACFSNALIHVAHKLGAPLSSAPVTAGVELLALDDGRFNFAITLDVALAATQPEQAAQAEQIVRLAHQTCPFSNAMRGNVVTRLLLNGTPLDETA; this is encoded by the coding sequence ATGAAGACGCTCTATCGCACTCAAGCCATCGCCCAGGCCGGCCGCAACGGTGAGGTTCACACCCTCGACAACAGCCTGCAGCTGGCACTGGCCCTGCCGACCGCCCTCGGTGGCAACGGCAAGGGCAATAACCCGGAGCAACTGCTGGCCGCCGGTTATGCCGCCTGCTTCTCCAATGCGCTGATCCACGTGGCTCACAAGCTTGGCGCGCCCCTCTCCAGTGCTCCCGTCACCGCCGGGGTCGAATTGCTGGCGCTGGACGATGGCCGCTTCAACTTCGCCATCACGCTGGACGTAGCGCTCGCCGCGACCCAACCTGAACAGGCGGCGCAGGCCGAGCAGATAGTGCGGCTGGCCCACCAGACCTGCCCTTTCTCCAACGCCATGCGGGGCAATGTCGTCACCCGGCTGCTGCTCAACGGCACCCCGCTGGATGAGACAGCGTGA
- the glgX gene encoding glycogen debranching protein GlgX, translated as MLVMEKGVGHPLGARLDENGCHFCVWAPQSDKVELCLYDEQEQELMRLELPGRRGQYRFGYVRGMQAGQRYGYRVYGAPQEGMLFSPQKLLIDPYAKALSRPTYWDEALYQGDSAGMIAKSVVVDDRFDWQGVGKPGISPARTIIYETHVKGFTKQHPGIPNALQGTYLGICHPLVIEHMKSLGITSVQLMPVAAFMSEPRLEQLGLTNYWGYNPIAFFAPEPRYSTRADEAVTEFKTMVRELHRAGLEVILDVVYNHTAASGFDGPTLSFKGFDNAGYYAFEAGPHGPDYTRHANVTGCGNSVNLDHPNTLRLVLDALRYWVTEMQVDGFRFDLAVTLAREAGEFEPMGAFFKAVMADPVLSQVKLIAEPWDIGPFGYRLGQFPSQWQEINDRYRDTVRAFWRGDAGKMGDFATRLVGSRDIFPKNWRSPHTSVNYLCYHDGFTLEDLVSYNQRHNQANGEDNRDGHGNNLSYNHGVEGPTLDPRVNSLRQQQKRNLIATLLLSQGTPHFLAGDEMGRSQLGNNNAYCQDNQISWVNWQWRPEDERLFAFTQQMMALRAESCVFSNLQLSDDSWNGTPSSCHQVNWYHPDGHQLTDQDWHAPMGQAFAMDIGMINCVGERWYVLFNASDYDIQFRLPPPGEGLEWIQTIDTATNDGLPFLPDDIKRQVAVGRAHSLKLLERVALASTAQDAQPPQQALLPASEADMVATSITDAGKA; from the coding sequence ATGCTTGTAATGGAAAAAGGGGTGGGCCACCCGCTGGGGGCCCGCCTTGACGAGAACGGTTGCCACTTCTGTGTCTGGGCCCCCCAGTCGGACAAGGTGGAGCTCTGCCTGTACGACGAGCAGGAGCAGGAGCTGATGCGGCTGGAGTTGCCCGGCCGCCGTGGCCAGTATCGCTTTGGCTATGTGCGCGGCATGCAGGCAGGTCAGCGCTACGGCTATCGGGTCTATGGCGCCCCGCAGGAGGGAATGCTGTTCAGTCCGCAAAAACTGCTGATCGACCCCTACGCCAAGGCGCTCAGCCGTCCCACCTACTGGGATGAAGCCCTCTATCAGGGGGACAGTGCCGGGATGATTGCCAAGTCGGTGGTGGTTGATGACCGTTTTGACTGGCAAGGGGTTGGCAAACCCGGGATCAGCCCGGCCCGCACCATTATCTACGAGACTCACGTCAAGGGCTTTACCAAGCAGCACCCGGGGATCCCCAACGCGCTGCAAGGCACCTACCTTGGCATCTGCCACCCGCTTGTCATCGAGCATATGAAGAGCCTCGGCATCACCTCGGTGCAGCTGATGCCGGTGGCCGCCTTCATGTCGGAACCTCGACTGGAGCAGCTGGGACTGACCAACTACTGGGGCTACAACCCCATCGCCTTCTTCGCCCCGGAGCCACGCTACAGCACCAGGGCGGACGAGGCGGTGACCGAGTTCAAGACCATGGTGCGCGAGTTGCACCGGGCCGGGCTCGAGGTGATTCTGGATGTGGTCTACAACCACACTGCCGCCTCTGGCTTCGACGGTCCCACCCTCTCGTTCAAGGGCTTTGACAACGCCGGTTACTACGCCTTCGAAGCGGGCCCCCACGGCCCGGACTACACCCGTCACGCCAACGTGACCGGCTGTGGCAACAGCGTCAATTTGGATCACCCCAATACCCTGCGGCTGGTGCTTGATGCCCTGCGCTACTGGGTCACCGAGATGCAGGTGGATGGCTTCCGTTTCGATCTGGCGGTGACGCTGGCGCGAGAGGCTGGCGAGTTCGAGCCGATGGGCGCCTTCTTCAAGGCGGTGATGGCCGACCCTGTGCTGTCACAGGTCAAGCTCATCGCCGAACCCTGGGATATCGGCCCCTTCGGCTACCGGCTGGGTCAATTCCCGAGCCAGTGGCAGGAGATCAACGACCGCTACCGCGACACAGTGCGCGCCTTCTGGCGTGGCGATGCGGGCAAGATGGGGGACTTTGCCACCCGGCTGGTGGGGTCGCGGGATATCTTCCCGAAGAACTGGCGCTCCCCCCACACCAGCGTCAACTACCTCTGCTATCACGACGGTTTCACCCTGGAGGATCTGGTCTCTTACAACCAGCGCCACAATCAGGCCAACGGTGAAGACAATCGGGACGGCCACGGCAACAACCTCTCCTATAACCACGGGGTAGAGGGGCCGACTCTGGATCCGCGGGTCAACAGCCTGCGCCAGCAGCAGAAGCGCAATCTGATTGCCACCCTGCTGCTCTCGCAAGGCACTCCCCACTTCCTCGCCGGCGACGAGATGGGCCGCAGCCAGCTTGGCAATAACAATGCCTACTGTCAGGACAACCAGATCAGCTGGGTCAACTGGCAGTGGCGGCCGGAGGACGAGCGGCTGTTCGCCTTCACCCAGCAGATGATGGCGCTGCGGGCGGAGTCGTGCGTCTTCTCCAACCTGCAACTGAGCGACGACAGTTGGAATGGCACCCCGTCCAGCTGCCATCAGGTCAACTGGTATCACCCGGACGGCCACCAGCTCACCGATCAGGATTGGCACGCCCCCATGGGGCAGGCGTTCGCCATGGATATCGGCATGATCAACTGTGTCGGCGAGCGCTGGTACGTGCTGTTCAACGCCAGCGACTACGACATCCAGTTCCGCCTGCCACCGCCGGGTGAAGGGCTGGAATGGATCCAGACCATCGACACCGCGACCAACGATGGCCTCCCCTTCCTGCCCGATGACATCAAGCGGCAGGTGGCAGTCGGCCGGGCCCACTCCCTCAAGCTGCTGGAGCGGGTGGCGCTGGCCAGCACGGCGCAGGATGCCCAACCACCGCAGCAGGCGCTTCTCCCAGCATCCGAAGCGGACATGGTTGCCACCTCGATCACAGATGCGGGCAAAGCATAA
- the glgB gene encoding 1,4-alpha-glucan branching protein GlgB, giving the protein MLVERLVAARCSDPFSHLGLSANPDGPGLKLTAWLPDALEVRVKDLKSGKVVATLAPTDESGLFETVFTRRKNTFPYQLIASYRDATTEVIDPYQFQDAAWAGLAELTAQPENLYHTLGAQLRTVAYLGQQVEGVRFAVYAPSATAVSLIGDFNFWDGRRHPMQRSLCGHWVLFVPGLKAGDRYKFELKDLMGNRLPHKSDPVGFYCEQYPSFASVVYDHAQYQWQDAEWIASQHNDKREQPLSIYELHVGSWKRHPNGDSLSWRELALELVAYVKEMEYTHIELLPVSEHPFSGSWGYQPVGMFSPTSRYGTADDFKYFVDQCHQAGIGIILDWVPAHFPSDAHGLARFDGTPLYEYEDPRRGWHPDWNSYIYDFGRDTVRQFLVASALFWLDKFHIDGLRVDAVASMLYLDYSRNAGEWVPNVDGGNHNYEAISLLKWTNEEVYGKYPHAMTIAEESTAFAGVSRPTFLGGLGFGFKWNMGWMHDTLTYMQKEPIHRRYHHNDMTFSMVYHYDENFILSLSHDEVVHGKHSMLYKMPGDEWQQAANLRAYMGFMYAHPGKKLNFMGTEIAQSNEWNHDAQLPWHLLQYPKHAGQQRLIHDLNHLYRHEPALYQADYEQTGFRWLDHNDADNSIFAWLRADKEGKQAIVVACNFTPVPRLEYRVGVPAAGHYRVVLNTDSEYYWGSNYDVGLVFAAEPTPWQGMAHSIVLDLPPLATLFIKQES; this is encoded by the coding sequence ATGCTCGTTGAACGTTTGGTTGCTGCCCGCTGTTCCGATCCCTTCTCTCACTTAGGCCTCTCGGCCAATCCGGATGGGCCCGGCCTCAAACTGACCGCCTGGTTGCCTGATGCCCTCGAAGTTCGCGTCAAGGATCTCAAGTCGGGCAAAGTCGTTGCCACCCTGGCGCCCACCGATGAATCGGGTCTTTTTGAAACTGTTTTCACCCGCCGTAAAAACACCTTCCCCTACCAGCTGATCGCCAGCTACCGAGATGCCACCACCGAGGTCATCGACCCCTATCAGTTTCAGGATGCCGCCTGGGCAGGCCTGGCCGAACTGACCGCCCAGCCGGAAAACCTCTACCACACCCTTGGCGCCCAGCTGCGCACCGTGGCGTATCTCGGCCAACAGGTGGAAGGGGTGCGTTTTGCGGTCTATGCACCGAGCGCCACCGCCGTGAGCCTCATCGGTGATTTCAACTTCTGGGATGGCCGTCGCCACCCGATGCAGCGCAGCCTCTGCGGCCACTGGGTACTGTTTGTGCCGGGCCTCAAGGCCGGGGATCGCTACAAGTTCGAGCTCAAGGATCTCATGGGCAACCGGCTGCCCCACAAGAGCGATCCGGTCGGCTTCTACTGCGAGCAGTACCCGTCGTTCGCCTCCGTGGTCTATGACCACGCCCAGTACCAGTGGCAGGATGCCGAGTGGATCGCCAGCCAGCACAACGACAAACGCGAGCAGCCGCTCTCCATCTATGAGCTGCACGTCGGATCCTGGAAGCGTCACCCCAATGGCGACAGCCTGAGCTGGCGCGAGCTGGCGCTGGAGCTGGTCGCCTACGTCAAGGAGATGGAGTACACCCACATCGAGCTACTGCCGGTCTCCGAGCACCCGTTCAGCGGCTCCTGGGGCTACCAGCCGGTGGGCATGTTCTCCCCCACCAGCCGCTACGGCACGGCCGATGATTTCAAATACTTCGTCGACCAGTGTCACCAGGCCGGCATCGGCATCATTCTGGACTGGGTCCCCGCCCACTTCCCGTCCGATGCCCACGGGCTGGCACGTTTCGACGGCACCCCGCTCTACGAATATGAAGATCCGCGCCGTGGCTGGCACCCGGACTGGAACTCCTACATCTACGACTTCGGCCGCGACACAGTGCGCCAGTTCCTGGTGGCTAGCGCCCTGTTCTGGCTCGACAAGTTCCACATCGACGGCCTGCGGGTGGATGCGGTCGCCTCCATGCTCTATCTGGATTACTCCCGCAACGCCGGTGAGTGGGTACCGAACGTCGATGGCGGCAACCACAACTACGAGGCGATCAGCCTGCTCAAGTGGACCAACGAGGAGGTCTACGGCAAGTATCCCCACGCCATGACCATCGCCGAAGAGTCCACCGCCTTTGCCGGTGTCTCCCGCCCCACCTTCCTCGGTGGCCTCGGCTTTGGCTTCAAGTGGAATATGGGCTGGATGCACGACACCCTCACCTATATGCAGAAAGAGCCGATCCACCGCCGCTACCACCACAACGACATGACCTTCTCCATGGTTTACCACTATGACGAGAACTTCATCCTGTCGCTCTCTCACGACGAGGTGGTGCACGGCAAGCACTCCATGCTCTACAAGATGCCGGGCGACGAGTGGCAGCAAGCCGCCAACCTGCGCGCCTACATGGGCTTCATGTACGCCCACCCGGGCAAGAAGCTCAACTTCATGGGCACCGAGATCGCTCAGAGCAACGAGTGGAACCACGACGCCCAGCTGCCGTGGCATCTGCTGCAATATCCCAAGCATGCCGGTCAGCAGCGCCTGATCCACGATCTCAACCACCTCTACCGTCATGAGCCAGCCTTGTATCAGGCCGATTATGAGCAGACCGGCTTCCGCTGGCTGGATCACAACGATGCCGACAACAGCATCTTTGCCTGGCTGCGGGCGGACAAAGAGGGCAAGCAGGCCATTGTGGTGGCTTGCAACTTCACCCCGGTGCCCCGTCTCGAGTATCGAGTCGGCGTCCCTGCGGCGGGCCACTATCGGGTGGTGCTCAACACCGACAGCGAGTATTACTGGGGAAGCAACTATGATGTGGGTCTGGTGTTCGCTGCCGAGCCGACCCCCTGGCAGGGGATGGCACACAGCATAGTGCTGGATCTGCCGCCGCTGGCGACCTTGTTCATCAAACAGGAGTCTTGA
- the chrA gene encoding chromate efflux transporter, with amino-acid sequence MGQVFIQFLWLGCISFGGPAAHIGFFQRTFVERLGWLTQAEFARLLALCQLLPGPASSQLGFAIGRHRAGLGGALCAFIGFTLPSFLLLLAAAVGVGLLGNNLWLDAALHGLKLLALIVVADAVLIMSRQFCATPLTQGIMVATAAALWWQPGLLTQLLMLVGAALICARSQREVASAEPSVASTRHPHWPTLLLFAALFVGLPLLGSPLGQLVADFYRAGSLVFGGGHVVLPLLQESVGHTLNEQQFLTGYSLAQLVPGPMFTLATYLGAQLLPEMPLIGALLATLALFAPGFLLLWAVGPCWQQWLARPRLAGAVTGINAAVVGLLLAALYQPVWQSAVLVPTDLALAAIGFYLLRVVKLPVPAIAALLVMATILLA; translated from the coding sequence GTGGGGCAGGTATTTATTCAGTTTTTGTGGTTGGGATGCATCAGTTTTGGTGGCCCGGCTGCCCATATCGGCTTTTTCCAGCGCACCTTCGTCGAGCGGCTCGGCTGGCTGACGCAGGCCGAGTTTGCCCGGCTGCTGGCGCTGTGCCAATTGCTGCCGGGGCCCGCCTCCAGTCAGCTCGGCTTTGCCATCGGTCGCCATCGCGCCGGTCTGGGCGGTGCGCTTTGTGCCTTTATCGGCTTTACCTTGCCCTCCTTTCTGTTGTTGCTGGCGGCAGCCGTCGGAGTGGGCTTGCTGGGCAACAACCTGTGGCTCGATGCAGCCTTGCACGGCCTCAAGCTGCTGGCGCTTATTGTGGTGGCCGATGCGGTGCTCATCATGAGTCGCCAGTTCTGCGCCACGCCGCTGACGCAAGGGATCATGGTGGCGACCGCGGCCGCGCTTTGGTGGCAGCCCGGCTTGCTGACCCAACTGCTGATGCTGGTGGGAGCGGCGCTGATCTGCGCCCGCAGCCAACGCGAGGTTGCCAGCGCCGAGCCGTCTGTAGCTTCTACCCGTCATCCTCACTGGCCAACCCTGCTGCTGTTTGCCGCGCTGTTTGTTGGCCTGCCGCTGCTCGGCAGCCCGCTTGGCCAGCTGGTTGCCGACTTCTATCGCGCCGGTAGCCTGGTGTTTGGCGGCGGCCATGTGGTGCTGCCGCTGCTGCAAGAGAGCGTGGGCCACACCCTCAACGAGCAGCAGTTTCTGACCGGTTACAGTCTGGCCCAGTTGGTGCCGGGCCCGATGTTTACCCTTGCCACCTATCTTGGCGCCCAGCTGCTGCCCGAAATGCCGCTGATCGGTGCCTTGCTGGCGACCCTGGCGCTCTTTGCGCCCGGCTTTCTGCTGCTCTGGGCGGTGGGCCCCTGCTGGCAACAGTGGCTGGCACGGCCCCGTCTGGCGGGGGCCGTCACCGGTATCAATGCCGCCGTGGTGGGCTTGTTGCTGGCGGCGCTCTATCAGCCGGTGTGGCAGAGCGCGGTGCTGGTGCCGACCGATCTGGCGCTAGCGGCCATCGGCTTTTATCTGCTGCGGGTGGTGAAGTTGCCGGTGCCGGCCATCGCGGCCCTGCTGGTGATGGCCACCATCTTGTTGGCGTGA
- a CDS encoding NUDIX hydrolase, translating into MSTPYPRVGVGVILTNTQGQVLLGKRKGSHAPYWSIPGGHLELGESFESAAIREVAEETGLAISAPEVVAVTNNLETWRESGLHYISVTLLAQAEGEPQLLEPEKCEGWVWCDPRELPEPHFDASRQSIACWLAGRCYLPSDVPMVLAESA; encoded by the coding sequence ATGTCTACTCCTTATCCCCGCGTCGGGGTCGGCGTCATTCTGACCAACACCCAAGGCCAGGTGCTGCTTGGCAAACGCAAAGGGAGCCATGCCCCCTACTGGTCGATCCCGGGTGGTCATCTGGAGTTGGGGGAGAGTTTCGAATCGGCGGCGATCCGCGAGGTGGCCGAGGAGACGGGGCTGGCGATCAGCGCGCCCGAGGTGGTGGCGGTGACCAATAATCTGGAGACCTGGCGCGAGAGCGGGCTGCACTATATCTCGGTCACCTTGCTGGCACAGGCTGAGGGCGAGCCGCAACTGCTGGAGCCGGAGAAGTGCGAAGGCTGGGTCTGGTGCGATCCGCGCGAGTTGCCCGAGCCCCACTTCGATGCCAGCCGCCAGTCCATCGCCTGCTGGCTGGCGGGACGCTGCTACTTGCCGAGTGATGTGCCAATGGTGTTGGCCGAATCAGCCTGA